In Drosophila santomea strain STO CAGO 1482 chromosome 3L, Prin_Dsan_1.1, whole genome shotgun sequence, a single window of DNA contains:
- the LOC120450475 gene encoding uncharacterized protein LOC120450475, whose protein sequence is MASGSRKRASEFNFKLLCDTFAEICPDFRVDHGSDKSESLDFANRVLFELCPRMRQLKQSGMDQMWRLVFHGGASVYIYTYTFHKPISGQPRLGGGKLYMTVKQAGLLAVAKICSLLPLHHNPRQKILLTPLARAVFDPSNIQKIATRLTDLFRRRVDCNEVVRAVISSCQSDGYHLEHSESHIAVVAVGVTTRELADRKKLRRQTVKQYNRHGKTFDHSQYEIYARFSKMTRQIAEEPPQPDADGGDEKPPVRIRNVSEVLSSIVKSSDDPLSGETIYIKSKAPSNQGIRAEVEAMPTSMDVHLEGIGMERMRAEVLAPSQSS, encoded by the coding sequence ATGGCCAGCGGATCCCGAAAGCGTGCCAGCGAATTCAACTTCAAGTTGCTGTGCGATACCTTTGCCGAGATATGTCCAGACTTTCGAGTTGACCACGGATCTGATAAGAGCGAAAGCCTCGACTTTGCGAACCGAGTGTTATTTGAGCTGTGCCCCAGGATGCGGCAGCTGAAGCAGAGTGGCATGGATCAGATGTGGCGTCTGGTTTTCCATGGTGGTGCCAGTGTCTATATTTATACTTACACGTTCCACAAACCGATCAGCGGACAGCCACGCCTTGGAGGCGGCAAGCTATACATGACTGTGAAGCAGGCGGGCCTACTGGCAGTTGCGAAGATCTGTTCCCTCTTGCCGTTGCACCACAATCCGCGGCAGAAAATTCTGCTGACTCCGCTCGCCAGAGCGGTATTTGATCCGTCAAATATCCAAAAGATTGCCACCAGACTCACTGATCTGTTCCGGCGCCGAGTGGATTGCAACGAGGTGGTGCGGGCTGTGATCAGTAGCTGCCAGAGCGATGGTTACCATCTGGAGCACAGCGAAAGTCACATTGCCGTGGTGGCCGTGGGTGTCACTACCCGTGAACTTGCGGATCGCAAAAAGCTACGAAGGCAAACTGTAAAGCAGTACAATCGGCATGGCAAAACCTTCGATCACAGCCAGTACGAGATTTACGCTAGATTTTCCAAGATGACTCGACAAATCGCTGAGGAGCCACCACAACCCGATGCAGATGGAGGCGACGAGAAACCACCcgtgcgtatacgcaatgtgtcTGAAGTTCTAAGTTCTATTGTCAAGTCCAGCGATGATCCACTGAGTGGCGAGACCATATACATCAAATCAAAGGCTCCATCAAATCAGGGAATCAGAGCAGAAGTGGAGGCCATGCCAACGTCCATGGATGTCCATTTGGAGGGCATAGGCATGGAGCGCATGAGAGCCGAGGTATTGGCACCAAGTCAGTCATCCTAA
- the LOC120450478 gene encoding alpha-ketoglutarate-dependent dioxygenase alkB homolog 7, mitochondrial-like — MVVYFQFARNFQNNQISSEMIIQNRIPLIGHILRRCHQQAIEINARKDNLTAYFGKWPETEQKEFRQHMRIIADFISEPEEQQLHEEIEPYMSRLRYEFDHWDDAIHGFRETERKKWFPKNREVLERVRQVAFDGAIMPYVHILDLAPDGVIKPHVDSTRYCGNTISGISLLSDSVMRLVRTDEQRYQQQSPGTATQPTSQGSEPDAAYRHQPEAPLKNNFYADILLPRRSLYIMSHTARYNFTHEILSKEHSQFRGTLVPKTRRISIICRNEP; from the exons ATggttgtttattttcaatttgcacgTAACTTTCAAAACAATCAAATTTCTTCGGAAATGATTATCCAAAATAGGATTCCCCTTATAGGGCATATTTTAAGACGGTGCCATCAACAAG CGATTGAAATAAACGCTAGAAAAGACAACTTAACAGCATATTTTGGAAAATGGCCAGAAACGGAGCAGAAGGAATTTCGCCAGCATATGCGCATTATCGCGGATTTCATTAGTGAGCCAGAGGAACAGCAGCTTCACGAGGAAATCGAACCCTATATGAGCCGCCTGCGCTACGAGTTCGATCACTGGGACGAT GCCATTCACGGTTTTCGGGAGACGGAGCGGAAGAAGTGGTTCCCCAAAAACAGAGAGGTCCTGGAGCGCGTGCGCCAAGTCGCCTTCGATGGAGCAATTATGCCCTATGTCCACATCCTGGATCTTGCGCCCGATGGCGTAATCAAGCCCCATGTGGATAGCACGCGA TACTGCGGCAACACAATCTCCGGGATCAGCTTACTTAGCGACAGTGTGATGCGACTTGTGCGCACGGATGAGCAGCGATACCAACAGCAATCACCGGGAACTGCAACGCAACCGACATCCCAGGGGTCAGAGCCCGATGCAGCTTATCGCCATCAGCCGGAGGCGCCTCTGAAGAACAACTTTTACGCTGACATCCTGCTGCCACGCCGCTCCTTGTACATAATGAGCCACACGGCTCGCTACAACTTCACGCACGAGATACTATCCAAGGAGCACTCCCAGTTTCGGGGTACGCTGGTGCCAAAGACGCGTCGCATTTCCATCATTTGTCGCAACGAACCCTAA
- the LOC120450479 gene encoding uncharacterized protein LOC120450479, with translation MSSQKHLPISSIMCTPTMQTLLKSTPGSTWLVESLVSDGVETIKGKITTLDIGDLLGVFQKAHDIMNEKLIGLCVQEIQKCFSQRMNCYEVLFLTSDVFEQYLIITEGCLPQIERFKMMQTYLTVNGLIDNGAVNGVVGQVELPETTNKDGGQIEKKEGESDDKDCSESNGKPLTCKAILDTNEKKAHEVAIPEEPKDKLIHQEYVKTLLGHIKFGSMSKKDFYSVVGKSGLLNDKEKYEYLYLTQ, from the exons ATGTCAAGCCAGAAACATTTGCCCATTTCCTCCATTATGTGTACACCTACGATGCAAACACTCTTGAAAAGCACACCTGGCTCCACCTGGCTCGTGGAGTCTCTCGTCTCCGATGGCGTGGAGACTATAAAGGGAAAAATAACCACACTGGATATCGGCGATCTTCTCGGAGTTTTCCAGAAAGCTCACGACATAATGAATGAGAAGCTCATCGGTCTTTGCGTCCAA gaaATACAGAAATGCTTTTCCCAAAGAATGAATTGCTACGAAGTTCTGTTCCTAACTTCAGATGTCTTCGAGCAGTACCTCATTATCACCGAGGGGTGTTTGCCTCAGATCGAGAGGTTCAAAATGATGCAGACTTACCTAACCGTTAATGGGTTAATAGACAATGGGGCGGTCAATGGTGTTGTTGGTCAAGTGGAACTTCCGGAAACTACCAATAAAGACGGCGGACAAATAGAGAAGAAAGAAGGTGAATCTGATGATAAGGATTGCTCTGAATCTAATGGTAAACCCCTAACTTGCAAGGCGATTCTCGATACAAACGAGAAGAAAGCACATGAAGTGGCCATCCCAGAAGAGCCAAAGGACAAACTCATACACCAAGAATATGTAAAAACTCTATTGGGCCATATAAAATTCGGTAGTATGTCGAAAAAAGATTTTTACAGCGTAGTTGGCAAGTCTGGTTTGTTGAACGACAAGGAAAAATACGAATATCTCTACCTAACCCAAtaa
- the LOC120450477 gene encoding uncharacterized protein LOC120450477 isoform X1 has translation MEDINFNDFTPKERYEIIKEFLVKMQNAKSMPSKDMHVQRFFEHYLRKFYKMPEKLVNDIAYCQRAIKTHLEIHQTIVSVFAQQADADPIIKDKYINELEEMLHELNAECNYLVLRLQDDIDRFCSAFTEQDIKPNKMVIKDIVSAAIIPLIVNPNIALKPCFVMERPNEAQLIRKYFIIEGIEPTVEIPPIVESPDPLSLSHTNLDVRKSRLNLQAALSRARANCKERSKEYDHAEFTKDSILHAVGLCSHAEYKRLKLSMVLLQKRKPKPTEKTK, from the exons ATGGAGGACATTAATTTCAACGATTTCACGCCAAAGGAGCGCTACGAGATCATCAAAGAGTTTCTGGTGAAGATGCAAAATGCCAAATCCATGCCGAGCAAGGACATGCATGTTCAAAGATTCTTCGAACATTATTTGCGAAAGTTCTACAAAATGCCGGAAAAATTGGTCAACGATATTGCCTACTGCCAACGGGCAATCAAAACTCATCTGGAGATCCACCAG ACAATAGTCAGTGTTTTCGCGCAACAGGCGGATGCT GATCCCATTATCAAGGACAAGTACATCAACGAACTGGAGGAGATGCTCCACGAACTAAACGCTGAATGCAACTACTTGGTGCTCCGCCTTCAGGACGACATAGATCGTTTCTGCTCAGCTTTCACGGAGCAGGATATAAAGCCGAACAAAATGGTTATCAAAGACATTGTCAGTGCAGCTATAATTCCACTCATCGTTAACCCGAATATAGCCCTCAAGCCGTGTTTCGTAATGGAGCGACCCAACGAGGCTCAGTTGATCAGAAAGTATTTCATAATAGAAGGAATAGAGCCCACTGTTGAGATTCCGCCCATTGTGGAATCACCAGACccactttcactttcacaCACCAACCTGGATGTGAGAAAAAGCCGTCTAAATCTACAGGCAGCTCTGAGTCGCGCTCGTGCCAATTGTAAGGAGAGAAGCAAAGAATACGACCATGCAGAATTCACCAAGGATTCCATTTTGCATGCCGTGGGTCTCTGCTCGCACGCAGAGTATAAACGGCTCAAGTTATCAATGGTTTTGCTCCAGAAGCGTAAGCCTAAGCCAACTgagaaaactaaataa
- the LOC120450477 gene encoding uncharacterized protein LOC120450477 isoform X2, with product MDGCHNDILAPLILAVMVANGHPLTLDEIVDELTAVINSQTELAIAHENIGDGKHGHNSYKPRRRH from the coding sequence ATGGACGGCTGCCACAACGACATCTTGGCGCCCCTCATCCTGGCCGTTATGGTGGCCAATGGACATCCGCTCACCCTGGACGAGATCGTCGATGAACTAACGGCGGTAATCAATTCGCAAACCGAGCTCGCCATTGCGCATGAAAATATTGGAGACGGAAAACATGGCCACAATTCGTATAAGCCGAGACGAAGGCACTAA